A single window of Pseudarthrobacter psychrotolerans DNA harbors:
- a CDS encoding DNA-directed RNA polymerase subunit beta': MSSESSFGLMQIGLATADDIRGWSYGEVKKPETINYRTLKPEKDGLFCEKIFGPSRDWECYCGKYKRVRFKGIICERCGVEVTRAKVRRERMGHIELAAPVTHIWYFKGVPSRLGYLLDLAPKDLEKVIYFAAYMITSVDADSRHEELPNLQVEHDIEKKQLIDNRDSDIATIARDLENEIARLEGEGAKAADKKKARDSADRQMANVRKRADAEIDRLEQVWERFKTLKVADLEGDEGLYRELRDRYGIYFEGSMGAEAIKKRLENFDMQAESDLLRDIIANGKGQRKTRALKRLKVVNAFLTTNNSPLGMVLDAVPVIPPELRPMVQLDGGRFATSDLNDLYRRVINRNNRLKRLLDLGAPEIIVNNEKRMLQEAVDSLFDNGRRGRPVTGPGNRPLKSLSDMLKGKQGRFRQNLLGKRVDYSGRSVIVVGPQLKLHQCGLPKQMALELFKPFVMKRLVDLNHAQNIKSAKRMVERYRPQVWDVLEEIITEHPVLLNRAPTLHRLGIQAFEPQLVEGKAIQLHPLVCGAFNADFDGDQMAVHLPLSPEAQAEARILMLSSNNILKPSDGRPVTLPSQDMIIGLYHLTTKRVGSAGEGRVFSSVAEAIMAYDLRELHLNSQVRIRLEGFVPYAGWEAPEGYEPGQTVLVQTSLGQVIFNQTLPADYPWVENVADKGELSTIVNDLAERYPKVVTAATLDNLKDAGFYWATRSGVTVAISDIEVPKDKPKILAGYEIMAAKIQGQYDKGLIDDDERRQELIEIWNKATNEIAQVMRDNLSPMNTINRMVSSGARGNWMQVRQIAGIRGLVANPKGEIIPRPIKSSYREGLSVLEYFIATHGARKGLADTALRTANSGYLTRRLVDVSQDVIVREEDCGTERGLVTPIAVPDANGELVLDENVENSAYARTLAVDVLDSKGNVLAAGGTDCGDVVIAELFAAGITEVKVRSVLTCESSVGTCALCYGRSLATGKTVDIGEAVGIIAAQSIGEPGTQLTMRTFHTGGAVSATGGEDITQGLPRIQELFEARTPKGVAPIAEAAGRIAIEESERQMRLVITPDDGSEEIAYPVLRRSRLLIEDGEHVTVGQKLINGPVDPKQVLRIMGPRAAQKFLVDEVQGVYRSQGIGIHDKHVEVIVRQMLRRVTVIESGESDLLPGELAERSRFEEANRRVVSEGKTPASGRPELMGITKASLATESWLSAASFQETTRVLTQAAMEGKSDPLLGLKENVIIGKLIPAGTGLPRYTEVTVEPTEEAKANLFTGPSAFSDFSYDSLGGDGAPEFHAIPLDDYDLGNDFR; this comes from the coding sequence ATGTCCAGCGAATCCTCCTTCGGCCTCATGCAGATCGGCCTCGCCACCGCGGATGACATCCGTGGCTGGTCTTACGGCGAGGTTAAGAAGCCGGAAACCATCAACTACCGCACGCTCAAGCCCGAGAAGGACGGCCTCTTCTGCGAGAAGATCTTCGGCCCTTCCCGCGACTGGGAATGCTACTGCGGTAAGTACAAGCGCGTGCGCTTCAAGGGCATCATCTGCGAGCGGTGTGGCGTCGAAGTCACCCGTGCGAAGGTCCGCCGTGAGCGCATGGGCCACATTGAGCTGGCCGCCCCGGTCACGCACATCTGGTACTTCAAGGGTGTTCCGTCCCGTTTGGGCTACCTCCTTGACCTGGCACCGAAGGACCTCGAAAAGGTCATCTACTTCGCTGCCTACATGATCACCAGCGTCGACGCCGACAGCCGCCACGAGGAACTGCCCAACCTGCAGGTTGAGCACGACATCGAGAAGAAGCAGCTGATCGACAACCGCGACTCCGACATCGCCACGATTGCCCGTGACCTCGAAAACGAGATCGCGCGCCTCGAAGGTGAAGGTGCCAAGGCTGCCGATAAGAAGAAGGCCCGCGACTCCGCGGACCGTCAGATGGCCAACGTGCGTAAGCGCGCCGACGCCGAGATCGATCGCCTCGAGCAGGTTTGGGAGCGCTTCAAAACCCTTAAGGTCGCTGACCTTGAAGGCGACGAAGGCCTTTACCGCGAGCTGCGCGACCGCTACGGCATCTACTTCGAAGGCTCCATGGGTGCCGAAGCCATCAAGAAGCGTCTTGAGAACTTCGACATGCAGGCCGAGTCTGACCTGCTGCGCGACATCATTGCCAACGGCAAGGGCCAGCGCAAGACCCGTGCCCTGAAGCGCCTGAAGGTGGTCAACGCGTTCCTGACCACCAACAACAGCCCGCTCGGCATGGTGCTGGACGCCGTCCCGGTGATCCCGCCGGAACTGCGCCCGATGGTCCAGCTGGACGGTGGCCGCTTCGCGACCTCCGACCTCAACGACCTCTACCGCCGTGTGATCAACCGCAACAACCGTCTCAAGCGCCTGCTTGACCTCGGAGCCCCGGAGATCATTGTCAACAACGAGAAGCGCATGCTTCAGGAAGCTGTTGACAGCCTCTTCGACAACGGCCGTCGCGGCCGTCCGGTCACCGGTCCTGGCAACCGTCCGCTGAAGTCCCTGAGCGACATGCTCAAGGGCAAGCAGGGCCGTTTCCGCCAGAACCTCCTCGGCAAGCGCGTTGACTACTCCGGCCGTTCGGTCATCGTCGTCGGCCCGCAGCTGAAGCTGCACCAGTGTGGCCTGCCCAAGCAGATGGCACTGGAGCTCTTCAAGCCGTTCGTGATGAAGCGCCTGGTTGACCTCAACCACGCACAGAACATCAAGTCGGCCAAGCGTATGGTCGAGCGTTACCGTCCGCAGGTCTGGGACGTGCTGGAAGAGATCATCACCGAACACCCGGTGCTGCTCAACCGTGCACCTACCCTGCACCGCCTTGGCATCCAGGCGTTCGAACCGCAGCTTGTTGAAGGTAAGGCAATCCAGCTCCACCCGCTGGTTTGTGGCGCCTTCAACGCTGACTTCGACGGCGACCAGATGGCAGTCCACCTGCCGCTGAGCCCCGAAGCCCAGGCTGAGGCACGCATCCTGATGCTGTCCTCGAACAACATCCTGAAGCCGTCCGACGGCCGCCCGGTCACCCTGCCTTCGCAGGATATGATCATCGGTCTTTACCACCTGACCACCAAGCGTGTCGGTTCAGCTGGCGAAGGACGTGTCTTCTCTTCGGTTGCCGAAGCCATCATGGCTTACGACCTCCGCGAGCTGCACTTGAACTCGCAGGTCAGGATCCGTCTCGAAGGCTTCGTTCCGTACGCGGGCTGGGAAGCTCCGGAAGGCTACGAGCCGGGTCAGACCGTGCTCGTCCAGACCTCCCTGGGCCAGGTCATCTTCAACCAGACGCTGCCGGCGGATTACCCGTGGGTTGAGAACGTTGCTGACAAGGGCGAACTGTCCACGATCGTCAACGATCTCGCCGAGCGTTACCCGAAGGTGGTCACGGCGGCAACGCTGGACAACCTGAAGGATGCCGGTTTCTACTGGGCCACCCGCTCGGGCGTTACCGTCGCCATCTCGGACATCGAGGTACCCAAGGACAAGCCGAAGATCCTGGCCGGTTACGAAATCATGGCTGCCAAGATCCAGGGCCAGTACGACAAGGGCCTGATCGACGACGACGAGCGTCGCCAGGAACTGATCGAGATCTGGAATAAGGCAACGAACGAGATCGCCCAGGTGATGCGTGACAACCTGTCGCCGATGAACACCATCAACCGTATGGTGTCCTCCGGTGCACGTGGTAACTGGATGCAGGTCCGTCAGATCGCGGGTATCCGCGGCCTGGTGGCCAACCCTAAGGGTGAAATCATCCCGCGTCCCATCAAGTCCTCCTACCGCGAGGGCCTGTCGGTGCTGGAATACTTCATCGCCACGCACGGTGCCCGTAAGGGTCTGGCTGACACCGCGCTGCGTACCGCCAACTCGGGTTACCTGACCCGTCGTCTGGTGGACGTGTCGCAGGACGTCATCGTCCGCGAAGAGGACTGCGGCACCGAGCGCGGCCTGGTCACGCCAATCGCCGTGCCGGACGCCAACGGCGAGCTGGTCCTGGACGAGAACGTCGAGAACAGCGCCTACGCCCGTACGCTCGCTGTTGACGTTCTGGACTCTAAGGGCAACGTCCTTGCAGCCGGCGGCACCGACTGCGGCGACGTCGTTATCGCTGAGCTGTTCGCAGCCGGCATCACCGAGGTAAAGGTCCGCTCTGTACTCACCTGTGAGTCCAGCGTCGGCACCTGCGCCCTGTGCTACGGCCGTTCCCTGGCCACCGGCAAGACCGTGGACATCGGCGAGGCTGTCGGCATCATCGCCGCACAGTCCATCGGTGAGCCCGGTACCCAGCTGACCATGCGTACGTTCCACACCGGTGGTGCTGTTTCAGCCACCGGTGGAGAAGACATCACCCAGGGTCTGCCGCGTATCCAGGAGCTCTTCGAAGCCCGTACTCCGAAGGGTGTCGCACCGATTGCTGAAGCAGCCGGCCGCATCGCCATCGAAGAGTCCGAGCGTCAGATGCGCCTGGTCATCACCCCGGATGACGGATCTGAAGAGATCGCCTACCCGGTACTGCGCCGTTCACGCCTCCTCATCGAGGATGGCGAGCACGTCACAGTAGGCCAGAAGCTCATCAACGGTCCGGTGGATCCCAAGCAGGTTCTGCGCATCATGGGTCCCCGTGCCGCGCAGAAGTTCCTGGTGGACGAAGTCCAGGGCGTGTACCGCAGCCAGGGCATCGGTATCCACGACAAGCACGTCGAGGTTATCGTCCGCCAGATGCTGCGCCGCGTCACGGTCATCGAGTCCGGCGAATCGGATCTGCTCCCCGGCGAGCTCGCCGAGCGCAGCCGCTTCGAGGAGGCCAACCGCCGCGTTGTGTCCGAGGGCAAGACTCCGGCTTCCGGACGTCCTGAGCTCATGGGCATCACCAAGGCGTCCCTGGCCACCGAGTCCTGGCTGTCCGCAGCTTCCTTCCAGGAGACCACCCGCGTCCTGACGCAGGCGGCCATGGAAGGCAAGAGCGACCCGCTGCTCGGCCTCAAGGAGAACGTCATCATCGGTAAGCTGATCCCGGCCGGCACGGGTCTCCCGCGCTACACCGAGGTCACCGTGGAGCCCACTGAGGAAGCGAAGGCCAACCTGTTCACCGGCCCCAGCGCATTCAGTGACTTCTCGTACGACTCCCTGGGCGGCGACGGAGCTCCTGAGTTCCACGCCATCCCGCTGGATGACTACGATCTCGGCAACGATTTCCGCTAG
- the rplJ gene encoding 50S ribosomal protein L10 → MATPTKVSAVAEITNDFKESNAAVLTEYRGLTVAQLKQLRVSLGQDTKFSVVKNTLTAIAAKEAGVEAFNDQLSGPTAIAFIKGDAVAAAKSLTDFAKANKQLVIKTGYFEGKALNASEVAALAALESRELQLAKVAGILKAPAAAAARTIDALRLKLEEANGSPAAAEAPAAEEAPAADEAPEAAAEAPAEAPAAEEN, encoded by the coding sequence ATGGCAACGCCTACAAAGGTTTCAGCAGTAGCTGAGATCACTAACGATTTCAAGGAATCGAACGCCGCTGTCCTGACCGAATACCGTGGGCTCACCGTTGCACAGCTCAAGCAGCTGCGTGTTTCTCTCGGCCAGGACACCAAGTTCTCGGTCGTCAAGAACACCCTGACCGCAATTGCAGCCAAGGAAGCTGGTGTCGAAGCATTCAACGACCAGCTCTCCGGCCCTACTGCAATCGCGTTCATCAAGGGTGACGCAGTTGCCGCTGCCAAGAGCCTGACGGATTTTGCCAAGGCCAACAAGCAGCTGGTTATCAAGACCGGTTACTTCGAGGGCAAGGCACTGAACGCGAGCGAAGTCGCTGCCCTGGCAGCACTCGAGTCCCGCGAGCTGCAGCTCGCAAAGGTTGCAGGCATCCTCAAGGCTCCTGCTGCCGCCGCTGCACGCACCATTGACGCACTGCGCCTCAAGCTCGAAGAAGCAAACGGTTCACCGGCAGCAGCCGAGGCTCCCGCCGCGGAAGAAGCTCCGGCCGCAGACGAAGCCCCCGAAGCAGCTGCAGAGGCTCCCGCCGAAGCACCCGCTGCCGAAGAGAACTAG
- the rpoB gene encoding DNA-directed RNA polymerase subunit beta, protein MVASSTSNNETANTADSTDGATRRLSFAKIHEPLDVPNLLALQTDSFDWLVGNERWQARVAKAVEENDLSVATSSGLSDIFEEISPIEDFQGTMSLSFSDPEFADPKYTMAECKDRDATYSAPLYVKAEFMNNNTGEIKQQTVFMGDFPLMTEKGTFVVNGTERVVVSQLVRSPGAYFERTADKTSDKDIFTAKIIPSRGAWFELEIDKRDQVGVRLDRKRKQSVTVLLKALGWTEGQILEEFGQYDSMRATLEKDATETREDALLDIYRKLRPGEPPTVEAAQSLLDNLYFNSKRYDLAKVGRYKINRKLGIDRSLGDKEASVLHVEDIVAMIKFLVALHAGEKTLTGKRDGQDHELRVDIDDIDHFGNRRIRAVGELIENQVRTGLSRMERVVRERMTTQDVEAITPQTLINIRPVVAAIKEFFGTSQLSQFMDQNNPLSGLTHKRRLSALGPGGLSRDRAGMEVRDVHPSHYGRMCPIETPEGPNIGLIGSLASYGRINPFGFIETPYRLVAEGVVSDEVQYLTADDEAEVLIAQANAPLDENKKFAEETVLVRARGGGGEPVLVPAGEVEFMDVSPRQMVSVATALIPFLEHDDANRALMGANMQRQAVPLVRSEAPFVGTGMERAAAVDAGDVTIAKKAGVVTEVSAELVIMLNDDGTETNYRINKFARSNQGNCYNNRVLVNEGQRLEVGGIIADGPATDQGELALGKNLLVAFMSWEGHNFEDAIILSQRIVAEDVLSSIHIEEHEIDARDTKLGAEEITRDIPNVSEEVLAGLDERGIIHIGAEVEAGDILVGKVTPKGETELTPEERLLRAIFGEKSREVRDTSLKVPHGESGTVIGVRVFDRDNDDELPPGVNQLVRVYVAAKRKITDGDKLAGRHGNKGVISKILPIEDMPFLADGTPVDIVLNPLGVPGRMNVGQVLETHLGWVAKTGWKIEGEPEWMKQLPNLPRESGQTTVATPVFDGAREEEITGLLDSTNLTRDGERLINSSGKTRLFDGRSGEPFPDPISVGYMYILKLHHLVDDKIHARSTGPYSMITQQPLGGKAQFGGQRFGEMEVWALEAYGAAYTLQELLTIKSDDIHGRVKVYEAIVKGENIPEPGVPESFKVLIKEMQSLCLNVEVLSTDGTTIEMRDSDDAVFTAAEELGIDLSRAEPSSVEEV, encoded by the coding sequence TTGGTCGCCTCGAGCACCTCTAATAACGAAACCGCTAACACCGCCGACAGCACTGATGGTGCCACTCGCCGGCTCTCATTCGCAAAGATTCACGAACCGCTGGACGTTCCGAATCTCCTTGCCCTGCAGACGGACAGCTTCGACTGGCTGGTCGGAAACGAACGCTGGCAGGCGCGCGTAGCGAAGGCCGTCGAAGAAAACGATCTCAGCGTCGCCACCTCGTCCGGACTGTCGGACATCTTCGAAGAAATCTCCCCGATCGAGGACTTCCAGGGCACCATGTCCCTGAGCTTCTCCGATCCGGAGTTTGCTGACCCGAAGTACACCATGGCCGAATGCAAGGACCGGGACGCAACGTACTCGGCACCGCTGTACGTCAAGGCCGAGTTCATGAACAACAACACGGGCGAAATCAAGCAGCAGACCGTGTTCATGGGCGACTTCCCCCTCATGACGGAGAAGGGCACCTTCGTCGTCAACGGCACCGAGCGTGTCGTCGTCTCCCAGCTGGTCCGTTCACCGGGCGCCTACTTTGAGCGCACCGCCGACAAGACCAGTGACAAGGACATCTTCACTGCCAAGATCATCCCGTCCCGCGGTGCATGGTTCGAACTCGAGATCGACAAGCGCGACCAGGTCGGCGTTCGCCTCGACCGCAAGCGCAAGCAGTCCGTCACCGTTCTGCTGAAGGCTCTCGGCTGGACCGAAGGCCAGATCCTCGAAGAGTTCGGCCAGTACGACTCCATGCGTGCAACGCTGGAGAAGGACGCCACCGAGACCCGCGAAGACGCGTTGCTGGACATCTACCGGAAGCTGCGACCGGGCGAGCCGCCCACAGTCGAGGCTGCCCAGTCCCTCCTGGACAACCTGTACTTCAACTCCAAGCGCTACGATCTGGCCAAGGTTGGCCGTTACAAGATCAACCGCAAGCTTGGCATCGACCGCTCCCTTGGCGACAAGGAAGCTTCGGTCCTGCACGTTGAAGACATCGTGGCCATGATCAAGTTCCTGGTTGCCCTGCACGCCGGCGAGAAGACCCTCACGGGCAAGCGCGACGGCCAGGACCACGAGCTGCGCGTTGATATCGATGACATCGACCACTTCGGCAACCGTCGTATCCGCGCCGTCGGCGAACTCATCGAGAACCAGGTCCGCACCGGCCTGTCCCGTATGGAGCGCGTTGTCCGCGAGCGGATGACCACCCAGGACGTCGAGGCCATCACGCCGCAGACACTGATCAACATCCGCCCTGTTGTTGCAGCCATCAAGGAGTTCTTCGGAACTTCCCAGCTGTCACAGTTCATGGACCAGAACAACCCGCTCTCGGGTCTGACCCACAAGCGCCGTCTGTCCGCGCTTGGCCCGGGTGGTCTGTCCCGTGACCGCGCAGGCATGGAAGTTCGAGACGTTCACCCGTCCCACTACGGACGTATGTGCCCCATCGAAACCCCTGAAGGCCCGAACATTGGTCTGATCGGTTCGCTGGCATCCTACGGCCGCATCAACCCGTTCGGCTTCATAGAGACTCCTTACCGTCTCGTCGCTGAAGGCGTTGTCTCCGATGAGGTCCAGTACCTTACGGCCGACGACGAGGCAGAGGTCCTGATCGCCCAGGCCAACGCTCCGCTGGATGAGAACAAGAAGTTCGCCGAAGAGACCGTCCTGGTCCGCGCCCGTGGTGGTGGAGGCGAGCCTGTGCTCGTTCCCGCAGGCGAGGTCGAGTTCATGGACGTTTCCCCGCGCCAGATGGTGTCCGTGGCTACGGCCCTGATTCCGTTCCTCGAGCATGACGATGCTAACCGCGCACTCATGGGTGCCAACATGCAGCGCCAGGCCGTGCCGCTGGTCCGTTCCGAGGCCCCGTTCGTGGGCACCGGCATGGAGCGCGCCGCCGCCGTCGACGCCGGTGATGTCACCATCGCGAAGAAGGCCGGTGTGGTTACCGAGGTTTCTGCTGAGCTCGTCATCATGCTCAACGATGACGGTACGGAAACCAACTACCGCATCAACAAGTTCGCACGCTCCAACCAGGGCAACTGCTACAACAACCGTGTCCTGGTGAACGAAGGCCAGCGCCTCGAGGTCGGCGGCATCATCGCCGACGGTCCGGCAACGGACCAGGGCGAACTCGCACTTGGTAAGAACCTGCTTGTGGCATTCATGTCGTGGGAAGGCCACAACTTCGAGGACGCCATCATCCTCTCGCAGCGCATTGTTGCCGAGGACGTTCTTTCCTCCATCCACATCGAGGAGCACGAGATCGATGCCCGCGACACCAAGCTTGGTGCCGAGGAAATCACCCGTGACATCCCCAACGTGTCCGAGGAAGTCCTGGCAGGCCTGGACGAGCGCGGTATCATCCACATCGGTGCCGAGGTTGAAGCCGGCGACATCCTGGTCGGAAAGGTCACCCCGAAGGGCGAAACCGAACTGACCCCGGAAGAGCGCCTGCTGCGCGCCATCTTCGGTGAGAAGTCCCGCGAAGTGCGCGACACCTCCCTGAAGGTTCCGCACGGCGAGTCCGGCACCGTCATCGGCGTCCGCGTTTTCGACCGCGACAACGACGACGAACTGCCCCCGGGCGTGAACCAGCTGGTGCGCGTCTACGTGGCCGCCAAGCGCAAGATCACCGACGGCGACAAGCTCGCCGGCCGTCACGGCAACAAGGGCGTTATCTCCAAGATCCTTCCGATCGAGGACATGCCCTTCCTTGCCGACGGTACCCCCGTTGATATTGTCCTGAACCCGCTGGGTGTTCCGGGCCGTATGAACGTCGGCCAGGTGCTGGAAACGCACCTCGGCTGGGTTGCCAAGACCGGTTGGAAGATCGAAGGCGAGCCCGAGTGGATGAAGCAGCTGCCGAACCTGCCGCGCGAGAGTGGCCAGACCACTGTTGCAACGCCGGTGTTCGATGGCGCCCGTGAAGAGGAAATCACGGGTCTGCTGGACTCCACCAACCTCACCCGCGACGGCGAACGCCTGATCAACTCCTCAGGCAAGACCCGCCTCTTTGACGGCCGCTCCGGCGAGCCGTTCCCGGATCCGATCTCGGTCGGCTACATGTACATCCTGAAGCTCCACCACCTGGTGGACGACAAGATCCACGCCCGTTCCACTGGCCCGTACTCCATGATCACGCAGCAGCCGCTGGGTGGTAAGGCACAGTTCGGTGGCCAGCGCTTCGGTGAGATGGAAGTGTGGGCGCTGGAAGCTTATGGCGCGGCGTACACGCTCCAGGAACTCCTCACCATCAAGTCGGATGATATCCACGGTCGTGTGAAGGTCTACGAAGCAATCGTCAAGGGCGAGAACATCCCCGAGCCGGGCGTTCCTGAGTCCTTCAAGGTCTTGATCAAGGAAATGCAGTCGCTGTGCCTGAACGTGGAAGTACTTTCCACGGACGGAACCACAATTGAAATGCGTGACTCTGATGACGCAGTCTTCACGGCTGCGGAAGAACTGGGCATCGATCTGTCTCGTGCAGAGCCCAGTTCCGTAGAAGAGGTCTAG
- the rplL gene encoding 50S ribosomal protein L7/L12 — protein MAKLTNEELIEAFKELTIIELSEFVKLFEETFEVTAAAVAVAGPAGGGAAEEAEEQTEFDVILEHAGEKKIAVIKEVRAITSLGLKEAKDVVDSAPKAVLEGVTKEAAEKAVEQLQAAGATVTLK, from the coding sequence ATGGCGAAGCTCACCAACGAAGAGCTCATTGAAGCTTTCAAGGAACTGACCATCATCGAGCTCTCCGAGTTCGTCAAGCTCTTCGAAGAGACCTTCGAAGTTACTGCAGCTGCAGTTGCTGTTGCTGGCCCCGCCGGTGGCGGCGCCGCTGAAGAAGCTGAAGAGCAGACCGAATTCGACGTTATCCTCGAGCACGCTGGCGAGAAGAAGATCGCAGTGATCAAGGAAGTTCGCGCCATCACTTCCCTGGGCCTCAAGGAAGCTAAGGACGTTGTTGACAGCGCTCCGAAGGCTGTTCTCGAAGGCGTCACCAAGGAAGCTGCCGAGAAGGCAGTGGAGCAGCTCCAGGCTGCCGGCGCAACCGTTACCCTCAAGTAA
- a CDS encoding YbaK/EbsC family protein gives MVGQVDNGSAAVGRQRFLADAAERGLDVQLVERLAARSLEEAAGILGITPADIVKSLVVKRKDGTFLFALIPGDRQISWPKLRTLVGVNKLSLPSADVAFDATGYERGTITPLGSTTAWPVYADATIAGRHISMGAGEHGYGAFVDADALTAALGAVVADISEPN, from the coding sequence ATGGTGGGGCAGGTCGACAACGGGAGCGCCGCCGTCGGACGTCAGCGTTTCCTGGCCGATGCGGCAGAGCGCGGCCTCGACGTGCAACTTGTGGAGCGGCTGGCCGCGCGGAGCCTCGAAGAAGCTGCCGGGATCCTGGGCATCACGCCGGCGGACATCGTGAAATCCCTGGTGGTCAAGCGCAAGGACGGGACGTTCCTGTTCGCGCTGATTCCTGGCGACCGGCAGATCTCCTGGCCCAAACTGCGGACCCTGGTGGGCGTCAACAAGCTCTCATTGCCGTCCGCGGACGTAGCGTTCGACGCGACCGGCTACGAACGCGGGACCATCACCCCGCTCGGCAGCACCACCGCCTGGCCGGTGTACGCAGACGCCACCATCGCCGGCCGCCACATCTCCATGGGCGCCGGCGAGCACGGCTACGGCGCCTTTGTGGACGCCGACGCCCTTACCGCAGCCCTGGGCGCCGTCGTCGCCGATATCTCCGAACCGAACTAG
- a CDS encoding acetyl-CoA C-acetyltransferase, with product MGNSNDNTDVVILAGARTPQGRLNGQLASFTAVELGAHAIRSAIAASGVEASQVDAVIMGQVLQAGAGQNPARQSAIGAGIGWNVPTVTINKVCLSGLTAVIDAARMIRSGDATVVVAGGQESMTRAPHLLPGSRQGWTYGSIQALDVAAHDGLTDAFDGQSMGLSTETKNLTLGIDRTSQDNVAALSHQRAALAAKNGVFDDEIAPISVKQRKGDPIIVSTDEGVRPNTSVESLSGLRAAFVSDGTITAGNSSPLSDGASALVLASRRFAEENGLEYLAVVGKPGQVAGPDNSLHSQPSHAIMNALQRAEWTTADLDFIEINEAFGSVAVQSLKDLDYPLEKCNIHGGAIALGHPIGASGARLALHAAHELRRRGSGRAAVSLCGGGGQGEALLLYRD from the coding sequence ATGGGCAACTCCAACGACAATACTGACGTTGTTATCCTGGCCGGTGCGCGCACGCCGCAGGGCCGGCTCAACGGGCAACTGGCGAGCTTCACCGCCGTCGAACTCGGAGCACACGCGATCAGGTCCGCGATTGCCGCGAGCGGCGTAGAGGCCAGCCAGGTGGACGCCGTCATCATGGGACAGGTCCTGCAAGCCGGTGCCGGGCAGAACCCCGCACGCCAGAGCGCAATTGGCGCGGGAATCGGCTGGAATGTTCCCACTGTCACCATCAACAAGGTGTGCCTGTCCGGGCTGACCGCTGTGATCGACGCCGCCCGGATGATCCGCAGCGGCGACGCCACCGTGGTGGTGGCCGGGGGTCAGGAGTCCATGACCCGCGCTCCCCACCTGTTGCCCGGCTCGCGCCAGGGCTGGACCTACGGCTCCATCCAGGCGTTGGATGTCGCGGCGCATGACGGCCTCACGGATGCGTTCGACGGCCAGTCCATGGGGCTGTCCACCGAAACCAAGAACCTGACGCTGGGCATCGACCGGACTTCGCAGGACAACGTGGCAGCCCTCTCGCACCAACGTGCCGCGCTGGCGGCAAAGAACGGCGTCTTCGACGACGAGATCGCGCCCATCAGCGTCAAGCAGCGCAAGGGCGATCCCATTATTGTCTCCACCGATGAAGGCGTACGGCCGAACACGTCCGTCGAGTCCCTGTCCGGGCTGCGGGCCGCCTTCGTCAGCGACGGAACCATCACTGCGGGCAATTCCTCTCCCCTGTCCGACGGCGCCTCCGCGCTGGTGCTGGCGTCGCGCCGGTTTGCCGAGGAGAACGGGCTGGAGTACCTGGCCGTGGTGGGGAAGCCCGGCCAGGTTGCCGGCCCGGACAACTCCCTGCATTCGCAGCCGTCCCACGCCATCATGAACGCCCTGCAGCGGGCGGAATGGACCACCGCTGACCTGGACTTCATCGAAATCAACGAAGCCTTCGGTTCCGTGGCCGTGCAGTCGCTGAAGGACCTGGACTACCCGCTGGAGAAGTGCAACATCCACGGCGGCGCCATTGCCCTGGGCCATCCGATCGGGGCGTCCGGTGCGCGGTTGGCGCTGCACGCCGCCCATGAACTCAGACGGCGGGGCAGCGGCAGGGCCGCGGTCTCCCTGTGCGGCGGCGGCGGCCAGGGCGAAGCGCTCCTGCTGTACCGGGACTGA